Proteins from a genomic interval of Sulfurospirillum oryzae:
- the secA gene encoding preprotein translocase subunit SecA codes for MSNIVRKIFGTKNDRVVKDLQGRVKKINALEPTYEKLSDEALKEAFESLKQEVRAGTSKIDDVLNDVFAITREASKRTTGMRHFDVQMVGGLVLHGGDIAEMKTGEGKTLVATLPVVLNAMTGEGVHVVTVNDYLAKRDATDMSRIYNFLGLSVGIVTNDLENDAKRKAQYDADITYGTNNEFGFDYLRDNMRYSLDEKVQHAHNFVIVDEVDSILIDEARTPLIISGPANRTLDGYKIADGVARKLTKEADFTVDEKNRTILMTEDGISNAEKLFDVDNLYSLENAVLSHHLDQALKAHYLFTADVDYVVREGEIIIVDEFTGRLSEGRRFSEGLHQALEAKEGVMIKEESQTLADITFQNYFRLYKKLAGMTGTAQTEATEFAQIYNLDVISIPTNVPMRREDMNDLIYKTEREKFEAVIKDIKACHEKGQPVLVGTASIEKSELLHALLKKEKVPHSVLNAKNHEKEAQIIKDAGAKGAVTIATNMAGRGVDIKLNDEIKALGGLYIIGTERHESRRIDNQLRGRSGRQGDNGKSRFYLSLEDNLLRIFGSDRIKAIMERLGIEEGEHIESKMVTRAVENAQKKVEALHFESRKHLLEYDDVANKQRKAIYNFRNDLLNPNFDIETRIKEIRVDFVTGLLYKAEIYEGITQADYNIERLVSILKDELGESFDMKALQGLDFVALKEMITEQLEQSFNAKMSVVDETQRKEIERILYLQVLDNAWRSHLYQMDILKTGISLRGYNQKDPLTEYKKESYNLFIELVEQIKFESFRTLHIVQLRDNKEEEERRAMEEMIRRMEESNANAILQHQSPFEEAEDDDKDKKTARNEPCPCGSGKKYKQCCGKSGPKKGLLA; via the coding sequence TTGAGTAATATTGTTCGTAAAATTTTTGGCACTAAAAATGATCGCGTTGTCAAAGACCTTCAGGGGCGCGTTAAAAAGATCAATGCCTTAGAGCCAACGTATGAAAAATTAAGTGATGAAGCCTTAAAAGAAGCCTTTGAATCCTTGAAACAAGAGGTAAGAGCGGGTACAAGTAAAATTGACGATGTTTTAAATGATGTTTTTGCCATAACAAGAGAAGCGAGTAAGCGAACCACGGGTATGCGTCATTTTGATGTGCAGATGGTTGGTGGTTTAGTACTCCATGGTGGTGACATTGCTGAAATGAAAACGGGTGAAGGTAAAACCTTGGTTGCGACACTTCCTGTTGTTCTTAATGCCATGACAGGTGAGGGTGTTCATGTTGTAACCGTCAATGACTATCTTGCCAAAAGAGATGCTACTGATATGTCTCGCATCTATAATTTTTTAGGTTTAAGTGTTGGTATTGTAACCAATGATTTAGAGAATGATGCCAAGCGTAAAGCACAGTATGACGCGGATATTACCTATGGAACGAATAATGAATTTGGGTTTGACTATTTAAGAGATAATATGCGTTACTCGTTGGATGAAAAAGTTCAACACGCTCATAATTTTGTTATTGTGGATGAAGTGGATTCAATTTTAATCGATGAAGCAAGAACACCACTTATCATCTCAGGACCTGCTAATCGCACACTTGATGGCTATAAAATCGCTGATGGTGTTGCAAGAAAGTTGACCAAAGAGGCTGATTTTACCGTAGATGAAAAAAATCGTACTATTTTGATGACCGAAGATGGCATTAGTAACGCTGAAAAACTTTTTGACGTCGATAACCTTTACAGTCTTGAAAATGCAGTTTTATCGCATCATCTTGATCAAGCGCTTAAAGCACATTACCTTTTTACGGCAGATGTGGATTATGTGGTTCGCGAGGGTGAAATTATTATTGTCGATGAGTTTACAGGCCGTTTAAGTGAAGGAAGGCGCTTTAGTGAAGGATTACACCAAGCTCTAGAGGCAAAAGAGGGTGTGATGATCAAAGAAGAGTCACAAACACTTGCTGATATTACATTCCAAAATTATTTTAGACTTTACAAAAAATTAGCAGGTATGACAGGAACAGCTCAAACCGAAGCGACTGAGTTTGCACAAATTTATAATTTAGACGTTATCTCCATTCCTACAAACGTTCCTATGCGCAGAGAAGATATGAACGATCTTATCTACAAAACAGAACGTGAGAAGTTTGAAGCAGTTATTAAAGACATTAAGGCATGCCATGAAAAAGGGCAACCCGTTCTTGTGGGTACAGCTTCGATTGAAAAAAGTGAATTACTCCATGCGCTTTTGAAAAAAGAGAAAGTGCCACACTCTGTTTTAAATGCTAAAAACCATGAAAAAGAAGCACAGATTATTAAAGATGCAGGTGCAAAAGGCGCTGTAACGATTGCAACTAACATGGCAGGTCGTGGCGTTGATATTAAGCTTAACGATGAAATTAAAGCCCTTGGAGGTCTTTATATCATTGGTACAGAGCGCCATGAAAGCCGTCGTATCGATAACCAGCTTCGTGGACGTTCAGGTCGTCAGGGCGATAATGGAAAAAGTCGCTTTTATCTAAGCCTTGAAGATAACCTTTTAAGAATTTTTGGAAGTGATAGAATTAAAGCGATTATGGAGCGTTTAGGTATTGAAGAAGGCGAGCACATCGAGTCTAAAATGGTGACACGTGCCGTTGAAAACGCACAGAAAAAAGTTGAAGCGCTTCACTTTGAGTCTCGTAAACATCTTTTGGAATACGATGATGTTGCCAATAAACAACGTAAAGCCATTTATAATTTTAGAAATGACCTTTTAAATCCTAATTTTGATATTGAAACGAGAATTAAAGAGATTCGCGTTGACTTTGTGACAGGCTTACTTTATAAAGCAGAAATTTATGAAGGTATCACACAAGCAGATTATAATATTGAGCGTTTAGTTTCTATTTTGAAAGATGAATTAGGTGAATCTTTTGATATGAAAGCTTTACAAGGTCTAGATTTTGTGGCGCTCAAAGAGATGATTACAGAACAGCTTGAGCAAAGTTTTAATGCGAAGATGTCTGTAGTCGATGAGACACAACGCAAGGAAATTGAGCGTATTTTATACCTTCAAGTGCTTGATAATGCGTGGAGATCGCATTTATATCAAATGGATATTTTGAAAACGGGCATTAGTCTTCGTGGCTATAATCAAAAAGATCCTTTGACTGAGTATAAAAAAGAGAGCTACAATCTCTTTATTGAACTGGTTGAACAGATCAAATTTGAAAGTTTTAGAACGCTTCATATCGTCCAACTTCGCGATAACAAAGAAGAAGAAGAGAGACGTGCTATGGAAGAGATGATCCGAAGAATGGAAGAATCCAACGCTAACGCGATACTTCAACATCAAAGTCCATTTGAAGAAGCAGAAGATGATGATAAAGATAAAAAAACGGCACGCAATGAGCCATGTCCTTGTGGAAGTGGTAAAAAGTATAAGCAATGTTGTGGCAAGAGTGGTCCTAAAAAAGGGCTTTTAGCGTAA
- the lolA gene encoding LolA-like outer membrane lipoprotein chaperone encodes MRFFWIFFCFTTLLFAKINHFKTIQSDFIQKVTNDQNKTIVYEGIFYATNDKKALWIYEKPVSKKIYFNNTRVLIIEPELEQVIITTLENTPNIAQLLQDAKEVAPNKYTTTYMGTTYTIMASKESIDKVIYRDKLDNAVEIVFSNQSKNLFLDDELFRAEIPRGYDIVRE; translated from the coding sequence ATGCGATTTTTTTGGATATTTTTCTGTTTTACAACACTCCTTTTTGCCAAAATCAATCATTTCAAAACCATTCAAAGCGATTTTATTCAAAAAGTTACTAACGATCAAAACAAAACGATTGTCTATGAAGGCATTTTTTATGCAACTAATGACAAAAAAGCATTATGGATCTATGAAAAACCTGTGTCAAAAAAGATCTATTTTAATAACACACGTGTTTTAATTATTGAGCCTGAATTAGAGCAAGTGATTATTACAACACTTGAAAACACACCTAATATTGCACAGCTGCTTCAAGATGCAAAAGAAGTTGCACCCAATAAATATACAACAACCTATATGGGTACAACCTACACCATTATGGCAAGCAAAGAGAGTATTGATAAAGTCATTTATCGCGATAAACTTGATAACGCAGTCGAAATTGTTTTTTCAAATCAATCGAAAAATCTCTTTTTAGATGATGAACTTTTTCGTGCAGAAATTCCTAGAGGATATGATATTGTTCGAGAATGA